The genomic interval CCGGGCGACAGAACCCGGCGTACAGCCCGACTCGTCTGCCGTCTCACCCGTCCCCGGCCGCCGCGCGCCCCAGCACGTTCACGTCGGCGGCGCGTTGTTCCGCCGCGCGTTATTCCACCTGCGCGGAAGGCTGTCGGCGTGGTCTGATCACCGCTGACCGGGCGCCGGCCGGAACCGGCGGGCGCCGAGCCGACGGAAGCGGGGAGACAGGGCGATGAGCGTCACGGAAAACACCGGAGCCGGGCGGCCGGGCCATCAGGGCGTACGGCTGCGCCCGGCCACGCCGGACGACGCGGAGGCCGTCACCCGGGTCTTCCTGGCCTCCCGGGCCGCCGCCATGCCGTATCTGCCCCGGGTCCACAGCGACGAGGACACCCTCGCGTGGATCACCCATGTCGTGCTGCCCACCAGCACCGCGGTGTGGGTGGCCGAGGAGACGGCGGAGGGCGGGGAACTGCTCGGGTTCGCCGTGCTCGCCGGGGACGACGAGCTCGATCATCTCTATCTGCGGCCCGACGCGCTGCGGCGGGGGATCGGGAGCCGGCTGCTGGCGGAGGTGCGCGGCGCG from Streptomyces sp. CA-278952 carries:
- a CDS encoding GNAT family N-acetyltransferase; protein product: MSVTENTGAGRPGHQGVRLRPATPDDAEAVTRVFLASRAAAMPYLPRVHSDEDTLAWITHVVLPTSTAVWVAEETAEGGELLGFAVLAGDDELDHLYLRPDALRRGIGSRLLAEVRGAAEGALKLYVFQRNAAARAFYERHGFTAVAFDDGARNEENEPDVLYRWASEDGWASEDG